In one Rugosibacter aromaticivorans genomic region, the following are encoded:
- a CDS encoding nucleotide sugar dehydrogenase — translation MLPENPIIAIVGLGYVGLPLAVEFGKQCQTIGFDLSAAKVAAYNEFRDPTGEVSADDLRAAAKLDCTTDPRRLASADFLIVAVPTPVDAAHQPDFGPLIGASTIVGQHMKRGAVVIFESTVYPGATEEVCIPVLEKHSGMQWQTDFHIGYSPERINPGDREHTLTKIIKVVSGDDAATLAQVAQLYESVITAGVHRASSIKVAEAAKVIENTQRDLNIALMNELSIIFDKIGIATSDVLAAAGTKWNFLKFSPGLVGGHCIGVDPYYLTHKADMLGYHPQVILAGRRINDGMGKFIAEKTVKLMIESGSGIKGAKVNVLGLTFKENCPDLRNSKVPDIITELQSYGIEVIAHDPLADTDEAMHEYGLTLTSWENLPAADAVVIAVAHDAYRQREAVGIAECLAAHGCIIDVKSLFGSGAFGARKVWSL, via the coding sequence ATGCTACCTGAAAATCCCATCATTGCCATCGTCGGCCTCGGCTATGTCGGCCTGCCGCTCGCTGTTGAATTCGGCAAGCAATGTCAAACCATCGGCTTTGATTTATCGGCCGCCAAGGTTGCCGCCTACAACGAATTCCGCGACCCGACCGGCGAAGTCTCGGCGGACGATTTGCGCGCAGCCGCAAAACTCGACTGCACTACCGATCCGCGCCGTCTTGCCAGCGCCGACTTTTTGATCGTCGCCGTGCCCACGCCCGTTGACGCCGCGCATCAGCCCGACTTCGGCCCGCTGATCGGCGCATCAACCATTGTCGGCCAGCACATGAAACGCGGTGCGGTGGTGATTTTTGAGTCCACCGTCTATCCCGGCGCAACAGAAGAAGTCTGTATCCCCGTGCTGGAAAAACATTCCGGCATGCAGTGGCAAACAGATTTTCACATCGGCTATTCGCCTGAGCGTATCAACCCCGGCGACAGGGAACACACGCTCACCAAAATCATCAAGGTCGTCTCTGGCGACGATGCGGCAACGCTCGCGCAAGTCGCGCAGCTTTACGAATCCGTCATCACCGCCGGCGTGCATCGCGCTTCATCGATCAAGGTCGCCGAAGCCGCCAAGGTGATCGAGAACACTCAGCGCGATCTCAACATTGCGCTGATGAACGAACTGTCCATCATCTTCGACAAGATCGGCATCGCCACCTCGGACGTGCTGGCCGCTGCCGGCACCAAATGGAACTTTCTCAAATTTTCGCCCGGCCTCGTTGGCGGCCACTGCATCGGCGTCGACCCCTACTACCTGACGCATAAGGCCGACATGCTTGGCTACCACCCGCAAGTGATTCTCGCCGGCCGCCGCATCAACGACGGCATGGGCAAATTCATTGCCGAAAAAACCGTCAAACTGATGATTGAATCCGGCAGCGGCATCAAGGGGGCAAAGGTCAACGTGCTGGGCCTCACCTTCAAGGAAAACTGCCCCGACCTGCGCAACTCAAAAGTGCCGGACATCATTACCGAACTCCAAAGTTACGGCATCGAAGTCATCGCGCATGACCCGCTGGCCGACACAGACGAGGCGATGCACGAATACGGGCTGACATTAACCTCCTGGGAAAATTTACCCGCAGCGGATGCCGTCGTCATCGCCGTGGCGCACGACGCCTACCGCCAGCGCGAGGCTGTCGGCATTGCCGAATGTCTTGCCGCGCACGGCTGCATCATTGACGTCAAATCGCTGTTTGGGAGCGGCGCATTCGGGGCGAGAAAAGTGTGGTCGCTGTAA
- a CDS encoding NAD-dependent epimerase yields the protein MKILVTGCAGFIGMHVCERLLARGDEVIGLDNLNDYYDVTLKEARLARLTPRSLFRFIKHDVADRPGMAELFAHEKPQRVIHLAAQAGVRYSLQNPHAYVDSNLTGFVNILEGCRHAGVEHLTYASSSSVYGGNTKMPFSETDSVDHPVSLYAATKKANELMAHTYSHLYGIPTTGLRFFTVYGPWGRPDMALFLFTKAILEGQPIDVFNHGKMQRDFTYIDDIVEGVIRVCDRPPMANPAFDKQHPDPATSWAPYRVFNIGNHNPVELMTYITTLETALGKTAQKNFLPLQNGDVPATSADTAALQAATGFAPATSVEQGIARFVTWYRGYYGV from the coding sequence GTGAAAATTCTTGTGACCGGTTGCGCCGGATTCATCGGCATGCATGTTTGCGAACGCCTGCTGGCGCGCGGCGACGAAGTCATCGGGCTGGATAACCTGAACGATTATTACGATGTCACGCTCAAAGAAGCGCGACTGGCACGACTGACACCCCGCTCGTTGTTCCGCTTCATCAAGCATGACGTGGCAGACCGGCCCGGCATGGCTGAACTGTTCGCCCATGAAAAGCCACAGCGGGTGATTCATCTGGCTGCCCAGGCTGGCGTGCGCTATTCGCTACAAAACCCACACGCTTATGTGGACAGCAACCTGACTGGCTTCGTAAACATCCTCGAAGGCTGCCGTCACGCCGGGGTTGAGCATCTCACCTATGCCAGCAGCTCCAGCGTGTATGGTGGCAACACCAAAATGCCGTTTAGTGAGACCGATTCGGTAGACCATCCGGTGAGCCTGTATGCCGCCACCAAAAAAGCCAACGAGCTGATGGCTCATACCTACAGCCACCTATATGGCATACCCACCACCGGGCTGCGTTTTTTTACCGTGTACGGCCCCTGGGGCCGGCCCGACATGGCGCTGTTTTTGTTCACCAAGGCGATACTCGAAGGGCAGCCGATTGATGTTTTCAACCATGGCAAGATGCAACGCGACTTCACCTATATCGATGATATTGTCGAAGGCGTGATCCGCGTTTGCGACCGGCCGCCCATGGCCAATCCAGCGTTTGACAAACAGCATCCCGACCCCGCCACCAGTTGGGCACCTTACCGCGTGTTCAACATCGGCAACCACAATCCTGTGGAGCTCATGACCTACATCACCACGCTTGAAACTGCTTTAGGCAAAACCGCGCAGAAAAATTTTTTACCGCTGCAAAACGGCGATGTGCCCGCCACCTCGGCTGACACTGCTGCGCTACAAGCCGCCACCGGCTTCGCCCCCGCCACCAGCGTCGAACAGGGCATCGCACGCTTTGTTACCTGGTATCGCGGCTATTACGGCGTCTGA
- the hemA gene encoding glutamyl-tRNA reductase: MQLFALGINHHTAPLAVRELIAFQPAHLGQALHDLLREHTVHEAALLSTCNRTELYCTTEHPQVAADWLATYHALPPEKIQPYLYQYPQQDAVRHMFRVASGLDSMVLGEPQILGQMKQAARIAEEAGTLGTLLGKLFQRTFAVAKEVRSTTAIGANTVSMAAAAVRLSARIFESIAAQRILFIGAGEMIELCAAHFAGQKPKQLTIANRTIERAEALAQRFSGDALRLDEVAERLANYDIVISCTASPLPIIGLGLVERALKIRRHRPMVMVDLAIPRDIEREVGDLDDAFLYTLDDLGQIVESGLESRQAAVIEAEAIIDERVQGFLHWLAARETVPTIRALRDAAERMRRHEIEHALKLLARGDAPDKVLDALSHGLINKFLHAPTQALNQAEGDERTEIAALIARLYHLSSTD; encoded by the coding sequence GTGCAGCTTTTTGCTCTAGGTATCAATCACCATACGGCACCGCTGGCCGTGCGCGAGCTTATCGCCTTCCAGCCTGCACACCTGGGCCAGGCTCTGCACGATCTGTTGCGCGAGCACACGGTGCACGAAGCCGCGCTATTGTCGACCTGTAATCGCACCGAACTGTATTGCACCACTGAGCACCCGCAAGTGGCGGCTGACTGGCTGGCGACATACCATGCGCTGCCGCCGGAGAAGATTCAGCCCTATCTGTATCAATATCCGCAGCAGGATGCGGTGCGCCACATGTTTCGCGTGGCCTCTGGGCTGGATTCCATGGTGCTCGGCGAGCCGCAGATTCTGGGGCAGATGAAGCAGGCGGCGCGCATTGCTGAAGAAGCTGGCACGTTGGGCACGCTGCTTGGCAAGCTCTTCCAGCGCACCTTTGCCGTCGCTAAGGAAGTGCGCTCCACCACTGCGATCGGTGCGAACACGGTGTCGATGGCGGCCGCTGCCGTGCGGCTTTCCGCGCGCATTTTTGAGTCAATCGCCGCGCAACGCATTTTGTTTATTGGTGCAGGCGAAATGATCGAGCTTTGCGCCGCGCACTTTGCCGGTCAAAAACCCAAGCAGCTCACCATTGCTAACCGTACGATTGAGCGTGCCGAGGCGCTGGCGCAGCGCTTTTCCGGCGACGCGTTACGGCTCGACGAGGTGGCCGAGCGGCTGGCGAATTACGATATTGTGATCTCTTGCACCGCCAGCCCGCTGCCGATTATTGGCTTAGGGTTGGTTGAGCGGGCGTTGAAAATTCGCCGCCATCGGCCGATGGTGATGGTTGATCTGGCGATCCCGCGCGATATCGAAAGAGAAGTGGGTGATCTGGATGATGCGTTTCTCTACACGCTGGATGATCTTGGGCAGATTGTTGAATCCGGACTGGAATCACGCCAGGCAGCGGTCATTGAAGCCGAAGCGATCATCGATGAGCGCGTGCAGGGTTTTTTGCATTGGTTAGCCGCGCGCGAGACCGTGCCCACCATTCGCGCCTTGCGCGATGCTGCAGAGCGCATGCGGCGGCATGAAATCGAACACGCGCTGAAATTGCTGGCGCGCGGTGATGCGCCCGATAAGGTGCTCGACGCGCTGTCGCATGGGCTAATCAATAAATTTTTGCATGCGCCAACGCAGGCCTTGAATCAGGCAGAAGGCGATGAGCGCACCGAGATCGCCGCACTAATTGCGCGCCTGTACCATCTTTCTTCCACTGATTAG
- the prfA gene encoding peptide chain release factor 1, translating into MKKSIYDKLEQLAERLAELDGLLGAENATHDMDSYRKLTKEHADITPVVALFQAYRRASADFSAAGEMLNDAEMKALAQVEQVSALAEMARLEDELQTALLPRDPNDDKNLFLEIRAGTGGDESALFAGDLFRMYSRYAERQGWRVEIISRSESDLGGFREIIARIEGHGAYSQLKFESGGHRVQRVPTTETQGRIHTSACTVAVMPEADALAEVAINPADLRIDTFRASGAGGQHINKTDSAVRITHLPTGIVVECQDDRSQHRNRAQAMAVLAARITAEQEREQQQKLASTRKSLIGSGDRSERIRTYNFPQGRITDHRINLTLYKIDAIMDGDLSELVRALTTEHQTELLAELAA; encoded by the coding sequence ATGAAAAAAAGCATTTACGACAAACTGGAACAACTGGCCGAACGCCTGGCCGAGCTCGATGGCTTGCTGGGTGCCGAAAATGCTACGCACGACATGGACAGCTATCGCAAGCTCACGAAGGAGCATGCCGACATCACGCCCGTGGTCGCTTTGTTCCAGGCTTACCGTCGTGCCAGCGCCGACTTTTCAGCGGCGGGCGAGATGTTGAACGACGCTGAAATGAAAGCGTTGGCGCAGGTCGAGCAGGTGAGTGCGTTGGCGGAAATGGCGCGACTCGAAGATGAATTGCAAACGGCGCTGCTGCCGCGCGACCCGAATGACGATAAAAATCTGTTCCTTGAAATCCGCGCTGGCACGGGCGGCGATGAATCCGCGCTGTTTGCTGGCGATCTGTTTCGCATGTATTCGCGTTACGCCGAGCGCCAGGGCTGGCGCGTGGAGATCATCTCGCGCAGCGAGTCCGACCTTGGTGGCTTCCGTGAAATCATTGCCCGCATCGAAGGTCATGGCGCCTATTCGCAACTCAAGTTCGAGTCCGGCGGGCATCGCGTGCAGCGCGTGCCGACGACGGAAACGCAAGGCCGTATCCACACCTCGGCCTGCACGGTAGCGGTAATGCCAGAAGCCGATGCGTTGGCCGAGGTTGCAATCAATCCGGCGGACCTGCGCATCGATACATTTCGCGCGTCGGGCGCGGGCGGGCAGCACATCAACAAGACCGATTCGGCGGTGCGCATCACGCATCTGCCCACCGGCATCGTCGTCGAATGTCAGGACGACCGTTCGCAACATCGCAACCGCGCCCAGGCCATGGCCGTGCTGGCAGCGCGTATCACGGCAGAGCAAGAGCGCGAGCAGCAGCAAAAACTCGCCTCGACGCGTAAATCATTGATCGGTTCCGGCGACCGTTCCGAGCGCATCCGCACCTATAACTTTCCGCAGGGGCGTATTACCGATCACCGCATCAATCTGACGCTGTACAAGATTGACGCGATCATGGATGGTGATTTGAGCGAGCTGGTCCGTGCGCTGACTACCGAACATCAAACCGAACTGCTGGCCGAGCTGGCAGCGTGA
- the prmC gene encoding peptide chain release factor N(5)-glutamine methyltransferase encodes MNTRVTIAAALAAAREKLPGFEARLLLGHVLQRPPVWLLAHDDVLDEAVLRAFNVLVARRHEGEPVAYLLGRREFFGRDFCTSPAVLIPRPETELLVDIALRKVLSPSFEPVSGLDGAGLDSFLDDTAENGNTAGKAVRILDLGTGTGCIAITLALEYAQAHVTALDASDAALAIAKENAQRLHAAVRFLQSDWYATVQGETFDLIVSNPPYIAATDAHLAQGDLRYEPSAALTSGGDGLDAIRHIIAAAPAHLSPQGQLWLEHGYDQAEAVRTLLIAAGFVAIKQHRDLAGIVRVSGGCFMGVE; translated from the coding sequence GTGAACACGCGGGTGACCATCGCCGCCGCGCTGGCCGCTGCGCGCGAAAAATTGCCGGGCTTTGAGGCGCGCCTGCTGTTGGGCCATGTATTACAGCGACCGCCCGTGTGGTTGCTGGCACATGATGATGTGCTGGATGAGGCCGTGCTGCGCGCTTTTAATGTGCTTGTGGCGCGCCGTCATGAGGGCGAACCCGTGGCTTATCTGCTCGGCCGGCGCGAATTTTTCGGCCGTGATTTTTGCACTTCGCCCGCCGTGTTGATTCCGCGCCCTGAGACTGAACTACTGGTCGACATCGCGCTGCGAAAAGTCTTGAGTCCGTCTTTTGAACCCGTTTCTGGGCTGGACGGCGCTGGTTTGGATTCGTTTCTGGATGATACGGCGGAAAACGGCAATACAGCGGGTAAAGCAGTGAGAATTCTCGACCTGGGTACCGGCACCGGCTGCATCGCCATCACACTGGCGCTGGAATACGCGCAGGCGCACGTAACTGCCCTCGATGCCAGTGACGCAGCATTAGCGATCGCCAAAGAAAACGCGCAGCGGCTCCATGCCGCGGTGCGGTTTTTGCAGAGCGATTGGTATGCGACTGTGCAGGGCGAGACGTTTGATCTCATCGTCAGCAACCCCCCCTACATCGCAGCCACCGATGCCCATTTGGCGCAGGGCGATTTGCGTTACGAACCGTCTGCTGCATTAACCAGCGGCGGGGATGGACTCGATGCCATCCGCCACATCATCGCCGCTGCGCCCGCGCATTTATCTCCGCAGGGTCAGCTCTGGCTGGAACACGGCTACGATCAGGCCGAAGCCGTGCGCACGTTGCTCATCGCCGCCGGATTCGTGGCTATCAAGCAGCATCGCGATCTGGCTGGCATCGTGCGCGTGAGCGGCGGTTGTTTTATGGGTGTGGAATAA
- a CDS encoding c-type cytochrome, translating to MSRSLFALIFAVITCSAHATGTAKVSAHAAPMGDAARGKEIATTVCAACHGADGNSLIPVNPTLAGQSYDYLLKQMTNFKAADGQPALRANAVMGGMIAPYDLGQMRDLAAYFATQTAKPGAAKNEATIKLGQTIYRRGDASKGLPACASCHGPTGAGIPAQYPRVGGQHADYAEVQLKAFRDGTRANDPAKIMRTIALKMTDAEIKAVTDYMAGLH from the coding sequence ATGAGTCGTTCCCTGTTTGCATTAATTTTTGCGGTCATCACGTGCAGCGCACATGCCACCGGTACCGCCAAAGTGTCTGCCCACGCAGCCCCCATGGGCGATGCGGCCCGCGGCAAGGAAATCGCAACCACCGTTTGCGCTGCCTGTCATGGCGCTGATGGCAATAGCCTCATCCCTGTGAACCCCACGCTGGCTGGCCAAAGCTACGATTACCTGCTCAAGCAGATGACCAATTTCAAAGCCGCCGATGGCCAGCCTGCGCTGCGCGCCAATGCCGTCATGGGTGGCATGATCGCACCGTATGACCTCGGCCAGATGCGTGATTTGGCAGCCTATTTTGCAACGCAGACCGCCAAACCCGGCGCAGCGAAAAACGAAGCCACCATCAAACTAGGTCAAACGATTTATCGTCGCGGTGACGCAAGCAAAGGCCTGCCTGCCTGTGCCTCGTGCCACGGCCCTACAGGCGCTGGCATCCCGGCGCAATACCCGCGTGTCGGCGGACAACACGCCGATTATGCCGAAGTGCAACTCAAGGCCTTCCGCGATGGCACGCGCGCTAATGATCCCGCCAAGATCATGCGCACCATTGCGCTGAAAATGACCGATGCGGAAATCAAGGCGGTCACTGACTACATGGCGGGGCTGCACTAA
- the yihA gene encoding ribosome biogenesis GTP-binding protein YihA/YsxC, translated as MALFRHATFEISAAKPSDLSPSLGPEIAFAGRSNAGKSSAINTLVGHTRLAFVSKTPGRTQLINLFRMKNGAALVDLPGYGFAQVPLAVRLQWQGLLEEYLIRRSNLVGLVLIMDSRRPLTELDRKMIGWFAPTGRPIHCLLTKSDKLTRQEQTKTLLDARVALAEYDAGVTVQLFSSLKKTGMEEVERIVGGWLGVQAGVETASRDEAKEKPSAIGGGIAEGEVA; from the coding sequence ATGGCTCTTTTTCGTCACGCCACATTTGAAATTTCTGCTGCCAAACCGAGCGACTTGTCACCCTCTTTAGGGCCGGAGATCGCTTTTGCCGGTCGTTCCAACGCAGGCAAATCAAGCGCCATCAATACGCTGGTTGGCCACACCCGGCTGGCTTTTGTTTCCAAAACGCCCGGGCGCACGCAGCTGATTAACCTCTTCCGCATGAAAAACGGTGCGGCGCTGGTGGATCTTCCCGGGTATGGGTTTGCGCAAGTGCCTTTGGCCGTGCGGCTGCAATGGCAAGGCTTGCTGGAGGAATATCTGATCCGGCGCAGCAACTTGGTGGGGCTGGTGCTGATCATGGATTCGCGTCGTCCACTCACTGAGCTGGACCGGAAAATGATCGGCTGGTTTGCGCCAACGGGGCGCCCCATTCATTGTTTGCTGACGAAATCTGACAAACTCACTCGCCAGGAACAAACCAAAACCTTGCTTGACGCACGTGTCGCGCTTGCCGAGTATGACGCGGGGGTGACTGTGCAGTTATTTTCCAGCCTGAAAAAAACCGGTATGGAAGAAGTTGAGCGCATCGTGGGTGGCTGGCTAGGAGTGCAAGCCGGAGTAGAAACTGCAAGCCGCGATGAAGCAAAAGAAAAACCCTCGGCTATCGGGGGAGGGATAGCCGAGGGCGAAGTTGCCTGA
- the hemB gene encoding porphobilinogen synthase gives MRRMRTDEFSRRLMREHTLTSNDLIYPVFVLEGAGRSEDVASMPGVARVSLDRLLPVAERAVQWGIPALALFPVIDRGKKTPEAEEAWNPAGLVPSVVARLKKEFPELGVITDVALDPYTSHGQDGLIDPRDSRGYVLNDETLEALAKQALCHARAGADVVAPSDMMDGRIGHIRAVLDKEKLIHTRILAYAAKYASSFYGPFRDAVGSAGNLGKGDKKTYQMDPANSDEALREVALDLQEGADMVMVKPGMPYLDIVRRVKDTFGAPTYAYQVSGEYAMLKAAAQNGWLDHDAVMMESLLAFKRAGCDGILTYFALEAAALLKA, from the coding sequence ATGCGCCGCATGCGCACGGACGAATTCTCGCGGCGTTTGATGCGTGAGCACACACTGACTTCGAACGACCTGATTTATCCTGTGTTCGTACTTGAAGGTGCAGGGCGCAGCGAGGACGTAGCTTCGATGCCAGGGGTTGCGCGTGTTTCGCTTGACCGCTTGCTGCCAGTGGCCGAACGGGCTGTGCAATGGGGTATCCCCGCACTGGCGCTGTTCCCAGTGATTGATCGTGGCAAAAAAACACCGGAGGCGGAAGAAGCCTGGAATCCCGCCGGGCTGGTACCTAGTGTGGTGGCACGCCTGAAAAAAGAATTTCCGGAGTTGGGCGTTATCACGGATGTGGCGCTCGACCCTTATACCAGCCATGGTCAGGACGGCCTGATCGACCCGCGTGATTCGCGCGGCTATGTGCTGAACGATGAAACGCTGGAAGCGCTGGCAAAGCAGGCCTTGTGTCATGCTCGCGCCGGTGCCGATGTGGTCGCGCCATCAGACATGATGGATGGGCGTATCGGGCATATTCGCGCGGTGCTGGATAAAGAAAAACTGATTCACACGCGTATCCTCGCTTACGCCGCCAAATATGCGTCAAGTTTTTACGGCCCGTTCCGCGATGCTGTGGGATCGGCTGGTAATCTTGGTAAGGGCGATAAAAAAACCTACCAGATGGACCCGGCCAATTCTGATGAAGCCTTGCGCGAAGTGGCGCTGGATCTGCAAGAGGGTGCCGACATGGTGATGGTCAAGCCCGGCATGCCCTATCTGGATATTGTGCGCCGCGTGAAAGACACCTTCGGCGCGCCGACTTATGCCTATCAGGTGAGCGGTGAATACGCGATGCTCAAAGCTGCTGCGCAAAACGGCTGGCTCGATCACGATGCGGTGATGATGGAGTCGCTACTGGCCTTCAAGCGCGCCGGTTGCGATGGCATCCTGACTTACTTTGCGCTCGAAGCGGCGGCCTTGCTGAAGGCTTGA
- the slmA gene encoding nucleoid occlusion factor SlmA — protein MNEPRSTQVGEKKLVILQTIAEMLERPAAEKVTTALLAKQLNVSEAALYRHFASKAQMYEGLIEFIEGGVFSVIGQIESAEESGLKQAETIVASLLRFAQKNRGLTRVLVGDALVHENPRLQARINQLLDRIEATLKQCLKIAVAQGALSTEHDCSAHANLLVCYTLGRWQRFVKSGFKEDPLAQWSAQWPLLAR, from the coding sequence ATGAACGAACCGCGAAGCACTCAAGTAGGCGAAAAGAAGCTGGTCATTTTGCAAACCATCGCCGAAATGCTCGAACGGCCCGCGGCTGAAAAAGTGACGACGGCGCTGCTGGCAAAACAGTTGAATGTCTCTGAAGCCGCGCTGTATCGCCACTTTGCGAGCAAGGCGCAGATGTATGAAGGGCTGATCGAATTCATCGAAGGCGGTGTGTTCAGCGTGATCGGCCAGATTGAATCAGCAGAGGAATCCGGCCTGAAACAAGCGGAGACAATTGTCGCTTCGCTGTTACGCTTTGCGCAAAAAAACCGTGGCTTGACGCGCGTGCTGGTGGGCGATGCGCTAGTGCATGAAAACCCGCGTTTACAGGCGCGCATCAATCAACTGCTCGACCGCATCGAAGCCACGCTCAAGCAGTGCCTGAAGATCGCCGTCGCGCAAGGCGCGTTAAGCACCGAACACGATTGCAGCGCGCATGCCAATCTGCTCGTTTGCTATACGCTGGGCCGCTGGCAGCGCTTTGTGAAAAGTGGTTTTAAGGAAGACCCGCTGGCGCAGTGGTCCGCTCAATGGCCGCTACTGGCACGATAA
- the argB gene encoding acetylglutamate kinase, translated as MTTKPAPATKAGVLTEALPYIKRFHDRTIVVKYGGNAMTDDNLKQCFARDVVLLKLVGMNPVVVHGGGPQIENLLARVGKKAAFVQGMRVTDAETMDVVEMVLGGQVNKEIVNLINQQGGKAVGLTGKDGNFIRAKKLLIENLEKPGEMLDIGQVGEIVSIDPGLIALLDSGDFIPVIAPIGVGSEGETYNINADVVAGKIAEVLKAEKLVMLTNTPGVLDKAGNLLTGITPREIDDMVADGTLSGGMLPKIGSALDAARSGVKSVHIIDGRVEHALLLEILTDDGVGTLIKSK; from the coding sequence ATGACGACAAAACCTGCCCCCGCCACCAAGGCTGGCGTGCTTACTGAAGCCCTGCCGTACATCAAGCGGTTTCATGATCGCACTATCGTCGTCAAGTACGGCGGCAACGCCATGACCGACGACAATCTGAAGCAATGCTTCGCGCGCGATGTCGTGTTGCTCAAGCTAGTCGGCATGAATCCGGTGGTGGTGCATGGTGGCGGGCCGCAAATCGAAAATCTGCTGGCGCGTGTCGGTAAAAAAGCCGCCTTTGTGCAAGGCATGCGCGTGACCGATGCCGAAACCATGGACGTGGTGGAAATGGTGCTCGGCGGCCAGGTCAATAAAGAGATCGTCAATCTCATCAATCAGCAGGGCGGCAAGGCGGTGGGCTTGACCGGCAAGGATGGCAATTTCATTCGTGCCAAAAAACTGCTCATCGAGAATCTGGAGAAGCCCGGCGAGATGCTCGACATCGGCCAGGTCGGCGAGATCGTTTCCATCGATCCCGGCCTGATTGCGCTGCTCGATTCCGGCGATTTCATTCCGGTGATCGCGCCGATTGGCGTCGGCAGCGAAGGCGAAACGTACAACATCAATGCCGATGTGGTGGCTGGCAAAATCGCCGAAGTACTCAAGGCCGAGAAGCTGGTGATGCTGACCAATACGCCCGGCGTGCTGGACAAAGCGGGTAACCTGCTGACGGGCATCACGCCGCGCGAGATTGACGACATGGTGGCGGACGGCACGCTGTCGGGCGGCATGCTGCCGAAAATCGGATCGGCGCTGGACGCGGCGCGCAGCGGCGTGAAAAGCGTGCACATCATCGATGGCCGCGTTGAGCATGCCCTACTGCTGGAAATTCTCACCGATGACGGCGTCGGCACCCTGATTAAATCCAAATGA
- a CDS encoding Hsp20/alpha crystallin family protein translates to MNNLIYRDPLNDLLRGFFVRPVEFGERTEAPALKVDVKEREDAYAIHVEIPGVKKEDIHVSIDGAVVSISAERREEKEVKEGEQVLRSERYFGKVSRSFQLPQEVDESQSSAKYNDGVLELVLPKKVAAQAKRLSIQ, encoded by the coding sequence ATGAACAACCTGATATATCGTGATCCATTGAACGATTTGCTGCGCGGTTTTTTTGTGCGTCCTGTTGAGTTCGGCGAAAGGACAGAAGCACCGGCCTTGAAAGTTGACGTCAAGGAGCGTGAAGATGCCTATGCCATTCACGTCGAAATTCCCGGTGTGAAGAAAGAGGATATTCACGTTTCCATTGATGGCGCTGTCGTGTCGATTTCCGCCGAGCGCCGTGAAGAAAAAGAAGTCAAGGAAGGCGAACAGGTACTGCGCAGCGAACGTTATTTCGGCAAGGTATCGCGCAGCTTCCAGTTGCCGCAGGAAGTCGATGAATCGCAGTCCAGCGCCAAATACAACGACGGCGTGCTGGAACTGGTGTTGCCGAAGAAAGTGGCAGCGCAGGCCAAGCGGTTGAGCATTCAATAA
- a CDS encoding sigma-70 family RNA polymerase sigma factor: MTPHELSSAVSALRPRLLRFAHLQLRDASAAEDAVQDTLLAATERARQFAGAAAVSTWVFAILKNKIIDEFRRRSRQPQAAGDIEQEQGLEDALEEQFDERGHWVSHPTPWADPQASLEQKQFWAVFEVCISGLPEKPARVFGMRELLGMETTEICKELGLSASNCWVLLHRARLGLRDCLSRRWFGES, from the coding sequence ATGACCCCGCATGAACTTTCAAGCGCTGTAAGCGCGCTGCGGCCCCGCCTGCTGCGCTTCGCCCATCTGCAACTACGCGATGCATCGGCCGCCGAAGATGCTGTGCAGGACACCCTGCTTGCTGCTACCGAGCGAGCCCGCCAGTTTGCCGGCGCCGCAGCGGTATCGACGTGGGTCTTTGCCATTCTGAAGAACAAAATCATCGACGAATTCCGCCGCCGTAGCCGTCAGCCGCAAGCGGCTGGTGATATCGAGCAGGAACAGGGGCTTGAAGACGCATTGGAAGAGCAATTCGATGAGCGTGGTCACTGGGTCTCGCATCCCACGCCTTGGGCCGACCCGCAGGCTTCGCTGGAGCAGAAGCAGTTCTGGGCAGTCTTCGAGGTTTGCATCAGCGGTCTGCCTGAAAAACCGGCGCGGGTTTTCGGCATGCGCGAATTGCTGGGCATGGAAACGACAGAAATTTGTAAGGAACTCGGATTGTCCGCGTCGAATTGCTGGGTGCTGTTGCACCGGGCGCGTCTGGGGCTACGTGATTGCTTGTCCCGACGCTGGTTTGGAGAAAGTTAA
- a CDS encoding zf-HC2 domain-containing protein — MLSCREETELMSQRLDRPLSSGERLGLWFHLLFCKGCRATQKHFAFLRTATRAWREHHDVDSIPR, encoded by the coding sequence ATGCTGTCGTGTCGCGAAGAAACAGAATTGATGTCACAAAGGCTGGATCGTCCGCTGTCGTCGGGTGAACGACTCGGGTTGTGGTTTCATTTGTTATTCTGTAAGGGCTGTCGCGCGACGCAAAAGCATTTTGCCTTTCTGCGGACTGCCACACGGGCCTGGCGAGAGCATCATGACGTTGATTCAATCCCGCGTTAA